The genomic region GTTCGACGAATATGCCGAATATCGCGATGCCCTAGAGTTCCAGAACGCGCGGATACGGGGCTTCTACGAGCGGGAGCTCTCGACGCTGCGCGACAGGCTGGGCGAGCAGGAGCGGGCGCTCGATGAGTCCCGCCAGGAAGTGACTCGTCGCGATGACCGTGTGGTCTATCTCGAGAATCTTCTTTCCGAGACGCGAGGGGCGCTCGATTCTGCGCAACGGGGCGAGCAGGAGGTGCGTGCCTCGTATGCCTTCCGCATCGGGCGGGTGCTGACCTGGCTTCCCTCTCGGTTCAAGGCGCTCGTCAGGCGCGTACGGAGATGATGGGCTAAATAACCTGCATGTGTACGGTGTAAGATCGACGCAGTGAGACCAGGCGTCTCACGGAGCGGCGAGGAAGAGAACGACGGAGCGCTCGGGGGTTTGGCGATGGGACTGTTTAGCAAGAAGCACGATGGCGGTAGCGAGATCGCGGTTTCGGTTCTCACGCCAATCTACAACGTTGAGAAGTATCTGCCCGAGTGCCTCGACAGCCTCAAGGCGCAGAAGCTCAAGAACATTGAGTTCATCTGCATCAATGACGGCTCGACGGACGGCTCGCTCGACATCCTCAGGCGCTACGCTGCCGATGATCCGCGCTTCGTCATCATCGACAAGCCCAATTCAGGCTACGGCGCGTCGATGAACTGCGGCCTCGACAAGGCGCGCGGCGAGTATATAGGCATCGTCGAGTCCGACGACGTCGCTTCTCCTAAGATGTTCAAGAAACTGTATTCATTTGCAAAGAAGAATGATTGCGACATCGTAAAGTCAAACTACTTTGAGTATGACGGCACCAACGACGTATTCCAGGACGTTTTTGGCAACTTCCGGCTTGGCAAGCCGTTTGACGTCCGTGACGACCTCGAGGTCATGAAGGCGCTGCCCATCATCTGGGCAGCCATCTACCGTCGCTCGATGCTTGTCGACAATAACGTCCGCTTCAACGAGACGCCGGGCGCATCGTTCCAGGACACGTCGTTCGTATTCCAAGCATGGGTTGCCTCTCGCCGCATCGCCCTGCTCAAGGACGCCTTCCTACACTATCGCGTGAGCCGCGCCGAGTCGTCGGTCAAGAGCGACTCCAAGGTGTTCGAGGTGTGCAAGGAGTACGAGCTGAGCTATGAGTTCATGCATCGCGACCCGCGCCGCGTCGAGGACTTTGGTAAGCTCGTCAACGTCATCAAGCTGGGCACGTATCGCTGGAACTACAACCGCATTGCCGAACAGCATCGCCCTGCCTTTTGCGATCGCTGGTCTCAGGAGCTGAGGCGCGACGATGCCGAGGGACTTCTGGATGCCACGCTGTTCACGCCCCAGGACTGGCGGGTCATCTGCGCTATCCGGGATGACCCCGCTGCATTTGTGGCCTCGCATCCCGAAATGTAGCGCAGGGGGGCTGTATGTTCGCACGAATTCTCTTTGTGGGCGCGATGCCCTTGGCGGAAGCGGACCCCTCGTTTCGCCTCTGTGCGGAGCTGCGTTGCGCGGGCCATGCCGTGCAGCTCTGCGACCATCTGCTTGAAGATGGGGACGCCGCCCGAGAGCTTGCGTCTATGTGCGATACATTCCGCCCCAGCCTCATCCTGTGGGATGCGGACGCTCTTTCGATCGACGAAGCCTGTGTCTCGGTTCTCTCCCGCATGGCCTGTTGTCTGGCGGTCCTCACGGCCCGATCCGTCGGGGATGAGCTGGATAGGGGTGGGCTCTGTGCCGTGTTCGGCCCGGGGCTGCCTGACGACGCGGTTTTCGTGACGCGTGGCAAGGCAAATTGTCTGGCGCGCGGTGCTTTCGATGCAGCGCTTTCCTGCGCGCCCGACGAGACGTATATGGAGGCGCGCGCGGCGACGGAGGGCCTGACTGGGCGCTCGGGCATCGCTTTTCTGCAAAAGCGAACCGAAGAGCGTGCCCAGCTGCTGGCCCGTGTCTTTGATTCGACGGGTTTACCGGCGGCGTTTTTCGACCCGTCGTGGGGGACGTTGGGAAACGCCTTGGCCCCAGGCGAGCGCCCTGCTTTTAGCCTACGCTCGGTGCGTTTTGCCGTGTACTGCTCCGGTGTTGACGATGGACCGACGTATGCCCAGGTTGCTATGCGAATTGCAGAAGGCTGTCTTGTGCTCGTGGAGCGCGGGGCCCTGCCTTCGGCGGGATGCGATGCTTTGACCGGCGCCCTGGTCCTGTTCGAGCCCAGTGAGCTCCCTTCCGTCGTCGCGTCCTACGAAGTCGACCCCGCCAGCTACGAGCGCGACCTGAACCGCCAGCGGGATGCTGTCACGTCCCTGCCCAACCTCGGAGAAAGCCTTGCGCGTCTGCTGGACTCTCTTGATCGCAGGCAGTCCGCAGCGGGCGGCACGGCGCTTCTCGCGATGGAGAAACCAGCGCGGGTGTTCGTGCTCAATGGGTGGATCGGTGCTCGAAACTACGGCGACGATTTGCTTGCGCGTTTTACGATGGCACGCGTCGCGCAGCGCTATCCAGAAGCCGTATTCCGCGTATTGGGTGCATCCCTGCCGCATGCCCGCCTCGATTTCGGGGTCGAAGCATTCGAGCCGACGGGAGGTGCCCCTGTCGAACGCGCGCTGGAGGGCGCGACTGCCCTTCTGTATCTCGGGGGCCTTCTCTTCGACGATCCGTCGGCGGTGACCGGGGGCGTTTCCGAGTTCATGCTCGACCCCTACATGGAGCCCTCTTTTCAGGCGAGTCTCGCTCTGTTCGCGCGTGCTCAAGGCATCCCCGCGATTGGCTTGGGCATTGGCGCCGGCCCGCTGTCCCGACCCGCCGCGCAGATGGCGGTGCGCCTCATGTCGCTGGCGCGCATGACGTTTCTGGTGCGGGACGCCCATACGTCCGACCTGCTTCTGGGAGCTGGGGTACCGGCTGAGTTCGTGAGCTTGAAGGCGGATCTCGTGTTGGGATCTGGAGACTACATTCGCTCTCATGCCTCTCGGAAGCTTCCCGGCGGCCTCGTGGCAGATGGTTACATTTGTCATATCCCTGCGCGACTGTGCGCTCAATCCTCCGAGCTTTGCCGATGACATGGCGCACATCGTGAGGTGTCTTGTCGGGCGAACGGGACTCTGCGCGGCGTTTGTCCCCTTTGATGTGGGAGACGTGGCCGTTCATGCCCGCGTGATTGACATCCTAAGGGAGCAGGGCGTGCAGTCGCGCTCCATCGTGTCGTTTGAGGAGCGCTTATCTGGACCGGATATCCTTGCGGTCATCGCGGGTTCACGCATGACGCTAGGCATGAGGTTGCACTGCTCGATTCTCCACCACGTTTTGGGCAAGCTCGCACTCGGCATCGACTATAACGACAAGGTTCATGCCCATTATGAGAGCATGGGGCAGCTTGACGTGCTGCTGGCGCTCGGCTCTTCTGCAGAGGACGCAGATGCCGCGATTGAGAGGGTGTTGGCGGACCAAGACCAGAGGTTATCCGTTATATCCGGGCACGTTGCCAGGGCCTCTCGCCTCGTCGACGAGGCGTTCGACGAGCTGTTCTCTCTGATAGACGCCACGGCAGAAGGCGACGCGAGCTCTCAGGAGATATGTGAATGGAAGGCTCTTTCTGGTAGGGATGGCCTTTTCTTCTACCCGCGCACGGTTTCGCGCAGCAGGCGGGAAGAAATGCAGCAACGGTGCCACGTCGACGAGCTTGAGCGACGGGTCGCGCAGCTGAGCGACCAGCTCGAGCGAAGTGCGTCGGAGGCGGGCCGGCTGACTCGGGAGGTTGCCGATGTGCGCGCGTCTCACAGCTATCGGCTGGGCAACGCCCTCATGCGCATACCGGCCTACATCAAGCGCCGTTTTCGGGGCGAGGGCTCGGCGCCTCGGGGCTAACACCTCAGGGTGAGGCACGAGACTGCACGCTGATGACACGCTCGATGCCACCCTGACTACAATCGATCCGCACGCAGTCGGCCTACATTTGTATAATGGAAGAAAAGCGCTTGGTGATGGGCCCCGCTGCGACGCTCGGTTGTGGGCGCGGCGGGGCCCATATGGTTGGCCCTGGGGCGCGCTGTCCAAGGAGGTCGTATGCTCTCACGTAGTGGAATGCGCGTGTTCGCGTCTCTTGCTCTTTCCGCGCTCATCTCGGGGGGCGCAGGCGCTGCTGCGCTTGCCGAAGAGCCGCCGATCTTGTCCCTGGGAAGTTCGGCCGATCCTGCTCTTGTGGAGCCGTACGGCGAGGCCGAGGCTCCGGATTCCTTGGTCGGCGACGCTGCGCTTCCCTGTGAGGATGAGGAGGCCGGCCTCGGGTTCGATGCGGCGCCCGAAGGCGTGACCAAAGGCTCCGACAGCTGGCAAGCCGACGAAGGCGATACAGGCGAGGCCTACGATGAGGACGGCGCTGTCGATGGTGCCGCCGACCCCAGCGAGCAGGGCAATGGAGCAGGACCCGTCGAGGAGGAAGACGGCGTTCCTGTGGACGGGGACGCGCCTGCTGATTTGGACGATACCATCGACGATGCCATAGATGGCGCCTCCCAGGTTCAGCCGACAAGCCCGGAGGCTGGGCTGCCTCAGGCGGGCGAATCTACCTCGCAGGACTCATCTTCCGACGGGACTGCTGGCGGACGTTTGGGGGAGACAGGCCAGGCAGACTCTTCCGATGAGGCGGCCTCGTCTAACGAGGGCGGGGCGGATGCGCCGATGTCGGGGGCATCTCTTCCCGTCCAGGGCGATGAGGCACCGGACGCTGAGGCCGATGCCGCTAAGAATGTGCCTGCGCGAACGGCCGGATGGCACACCGAAGGGGGCAAGACCTACTACGACGACGCGACTGGCGAGAGACTTGTTGGGGAGCACCGAATTGATGGTGCGTGGTATTACTTCGACCCTGACAACAATGGCGCCATGGCTACGGGGTTCGTGCGCCAGCCTATCTCGTCGGGCCCCGGCTCGTTCAAGGTCGCCTATTACGGCGACGACGGCAGGCGTTTGTCGGGCGTTCAGAGCGTTGACGGCAACACGTTCTTCTTCGATGACGTGTCCGGTGCCCTGTCGACGGGCT from Coriobacteriia bacterium harbors:
- a CDS encoding glycosyltransferase; translated protein: MGLFSKKHDGGSEIAVSVLTPIYNVEKYLPECLDSLKAQKLKNIEFICINDGSTDGSLDILRRYAADDPRFVIIDKPNSGYGASMNCGLDKARGEYIGIVESDDVASPKMFKKLYSFAKKNDCDIVKSNYFEYDGTNDVFQDVFGNFRLGKPFDVRDDLEVMKALPIIWAAIYRRSMLVDNNVRFNETPGASFQDTSFVFQAWVASRRIALLKDAFLHYRVSRAESSVKSDSKVFEVCKEYELSYEFMHRDPRRVEDFGKLVNVIKLGTYRWNYNRIAEQHRPAFCDRWSQELRRDDAEGLLDATLFTPQDWRVICAIRDDPAAFVASHPEM
- a CDS encoding polysaccharide pyruvyl transferase family protein is translated as MGAMPLAEADPSFRLCAELRCAGHAVQLCDHLLEDGDAARELASMCDTFRPSLILWDADALSIDEACVSVLSRMACCLAVLTARSVGDELDRGGLCAVFGPGLPDDAVFVTRGKANCLARGAFDAALSCAPDETYMEARAATEGLTGRSGIAFLQKRTEERAQLLARVFDSTGLPAAFFDPSWGTLGNALAPGERPAFSLRSVRFAVYCSGVDDGPTYAQVAMRIAEGCLVLVERGALPSAGCDALTGALVLFEPSELPSVVASYEVDPASYERDLNRQRDAVTSLPNLGESLARLLDSLDRRQSAAGGTALLAMEKPARVFVLNGWIGARNYGDDLLARFTMARVAQRYPEAVFRVLGASLPHARLDFGVEAFEPTGGAPVERALEGATALLYLGGLLFDDPSAVTGGVSEFMLDPYMEPSFQASLALFARAQGIPAIGLGIGAGPLSRPAAQMAVRLMSLARMTFLVRDAHTSDLLLGAGVPAEFVSLKADLVLGSGDYIRSHASRKLPGGLVADGYICHIPARLCAQSSELCR